A region of the Pricia mediterranea genome:
TTCCGAATAACACGGACAGTTGGTAAAAGACCGAATCTGGAATTAAAGATCATGTTGCGCCAGACGTTGAATTTTGGTTTGGCTATTTGCTTCAACTCGGATGCGGGTACAATAGCCCCTAGGCAATTTCGAGGATAAAAAATGTTCGAGGGAATGATTGCCAGTAGCCCTAAGGCCTTTGCGGAATAATTTGGAATACCTCTGTCAACCATACAGGTTTTGCGACTAACTATACAAATCCGATTTACAGCTCGGTAATAGGTAGTAACTTCGAAAACATAACTTCCACTGATGAACTCAATATATCCCCAGAATTCCAAAAATCGGACGACCAAAGCGATTATCGTTTACGTCCTTCTTTTTGCCATTGCCGGTCTGAGCTTAGTCACCTGTTTTACGCTACTATTTCGGTAAGACTTACATTGTCCAAGATACCTATTTTTCTATATACGGACGAGCCACCACGGCGCTGACGTAGGCCACGATGTAGATAAACAATACAAGAATGTACTTGTCCATGGACAAAAGGGATAGGACTTCGCTACTTGATATACGTTGGAAAGCTATCAAAAGGATTATTCCCCTTATTCCAAATTAAGCTTGTACCATTAAACTCTTGGTAATATCCAACAATCAAAGAAAGTCGTCAACTTGCTTGTACGCATCGATTACGGCTTGTTCGCCGGCCTTGCCCTCTTTGGAATTTCCGTGTTCCATGCCAAGCACCCCGTCATATCCCTTTTCGGAAATCCACTTAAAAATGTTCTTGTAATTAAGTTCACCGGTGGTAGGTTCTTTTCTTCCAGGGTTGTCCCCGATTTGGATGTAGGCGATTTCGTCCCAAGTGAGATCCATGTTGCGGATTATATGTCCCTCCGTTTTCTGTAGGTGGTATATATCGTATAATATTTTACAGGAAGGGCTATTGACCGCCTTGCAAATCATGTAGGTCTGATCGGAGTTCTGCAAATATAGGTCGGGAGAGTCGGACAGCGGCTCAAGTACCATGACCAGGCCATGCGGCTCAAAAATTTCGGCACCGCGTCTTAGGGCTTCAATAACATGGGCGTCCTGTACTCCGATAGGCAGGTTTCTTTCGTAGCCGCCCGGTACTACTGTCATCCATTTTGCGTTGCACCTTTTGGCGGTCTCGACGGCCCTGTTACATCCGTCCAAAAATATATCGATGTATTCTTGCTTGCCTGCAGCCAAGGTGTTCGCCATATTACCTCCTTTATCGACTACGAAAACACCCATGGTCATACCGCGCTTGGCCAGGGTCTCGCCCATTTTGGTCTGGAGGGCGGTGTCGCGCTTCATCATGCCGTTGTCTTCAAAGGCGGTAAAACCTTGATCGGCCATAAAATTGATTTGATCGATCGGGTCTTTGCCCGCAAGTTCTTCGAACATTCCCAAATGGGGGGCATAGTTAAGGTTAAATTTATGGGGTTCGGCGGAGGTATTCGGGATAGCGGCATAGGTGAGTGCCCCGCCCATGGATAGTGCCCCTCCGGTCAGAGCTGTTTTTTGTAGAAAGTTTCTTCGCTTCATGTTTATTTGAGTTTAATTTGGTATAATTATTCTTCGGATTTTCTTCTTTAAATGATATGAAGAAGGTGTTGGAATTTAACATATGCCCAAAAAGATCAAAGAGTTAAAGGCCATTGTGTTCGCCCCTAACTCTTGCTCTTTCGGTTCAAGTTATGAATCCTATATGGACCACGCTTTGCCGCCCGTCAGCTCCTGCAAATCATCGCAGGGAATATATTCACCGGGAACGGGAAGATACTCCAGTATTTCTTCCCCAACGTACTCCGAGGTTTTATAGCCCATTATGGTCAGGCCCCTTAGATTGTTGGCAAAGGCGAAACGGAAGATATCTTCGGCAAGGATGGCTTCTTTGCCATCCGTCAGCGCCTCGTGATACTGTTTTATGGCCTCAAAATTTTTGATTTGATCTTCAGGGGTCGTTTTTAGCGCGGTGGCGAGTACGGGCTCCAGTTCCTCTGGGGTCAGGTCCCCGGCCTTCTCCTTTTCCGAATCCTTAAGGGCCTTCTCCATAAAACGGCCGATCGACATCTTGACGAATTCTTGCTGTTGGGGTTCCATTACCTGATCCGTAAACCTGTCGATAAAGAGGTGAACCTGGGTTTCGGAAGCCGAGGGGGTGTCGGTCTTTGGGATGATGATATCCACCAGCTTTGTAAGGGCCGCTCCTTCATCCTTACTAAAAAAGTCGGGCGTCCATTCCAGTTCCGTCTCGTTTTTACAGCTTTGAACGATGCTTATCAAAGTAGGGGCGGTCACGGTGTAACCGAGTGCCAACCCCATATTTCTGAGTGCTTTTCTTCTGTCCATTATATGGTTCCTTTTTTAAGTTGCTCCGCCGCATGGTTCGCGGCCCTGGCGGTAAAGGCCATGTAGGTCAACGATGGGTTGACGCAACTGGCGGAGGTCATGAAGGCCCCGTCGGTCACATATACGTTGGGCACATCATGTACCTGATTATAGGCGTTCAGTACCGAGGTGCGTCGGCTTCTTCCCATTCTTGCCGTACCCATTTCGTGGATTCCAAGACCAGGTGCCCCTGGATTATCGTAGGGCTGTACGTCTTTAAGTCCCGCTTTTTCCAGCATTTCCACGGCGGAGTCTTTCATGTCTTTCCGCATGGTCCATTCATTCTCTTTGAACTCCGCGTCGAAAGTAACTGTAGGCAGTCCCCATCCGTCCAATTTTTCGTAGTCAAGGGTCATACGGTTTTCTTCGTAGGGCAGCATTTCCCCGAAACCGGTCATCCCGAACCTCCAGCCTCCAGGTTTGAGAATGGTCTCCTTCAGCTCTTTTCCGTAAGACAGTTCCGCGACCGAGTCTTCCCAGTTGCCCCGCGAGGCCCCGCCTTGGTAGCCGAAACCACGAATATAGTCCGTACGGTTCGAATCGCCGCCCAGGTTCCTGAAACGCGGCAGATAGATACCGTTGGGCTTTCGTCCCTTATAATATTTGTCCTCAAAACCATCAAACTTGCCGGAAGCACCGACGCCCAGATGATGGTCCATGATATTTCGGCCCAACTGGTCGGAATCGTTCCCCATACCATCGGGAAAGCGGTCGGATTTCGATTGCATCAAGATAGCGGTGGAGGCAATGGCCGATGCACATAGAAAAATGACCTTGGCTTTGAATTCATGGGTCTCTTTGGTTACGCGGTCAATGACCTTGACCCCGGTCGCCTTTTTGGTGTCGGGGTCGTAAATGATCTCGTGTACGATGGAATCCGGCCGAAGGGTCATATTGCCGGTGGCCTCTGCGGCGGGCAGGGTAGATGAGTTACTGCTGAAGTAGGCGCCGAAAGGGCACCCACGGATACAACGGTTTCGATATTGGCAGCGCTGGCGTCGGTCGCCCTCGAATTTTTTATCACTATTGATGTGGGCGACCCGCCCTGCCGTTACGACCCGACCATCAAAATTTTCGGCTACCTTCTCCCTAAAATGGTCTTCGAGGCAATTGAGCGGCATCATGGGCTCGAAAATCCCGTCGGGCAGCTGTTCAAGGCCCAACGGTTCCCCAGTGACCCCGATATAGGCTTCCACCTTGTCGTACCACGGGGCGATATCGCGATACCGTACCGGCCAATCTATCGATATCCCGTCCTTTTGGTTGGCGGCAAAGTCGAAATCGCTCCAACGATAGCTATGCCGGCCCCATTGCAGCGAACGGCCGCCGACGTGATAGCCGCGCATCCAATCGAAGCGCTTGATCTCGTTGTACGGATGCACGAGGTCGTTGACGAACCACATGTGGCTCGGTGCCTTCGTGGTGTAACCGGTACGGGCCTGTTTGAGCTGCTTTTTCTGTTCCTCCAACGGAAGTTCGCCACGGAGGGGGAAGTCCCAATCGTCCATATTCGCGGTCTCGTAGTCCTCTATATGCTTGACCATCCGACCGCGTTCGAGTACCAATGTCTTGAGCCCGTTCTCACAGAGCTCCTTTGCGGCCCATCCTCCACTGATACCCGTACCCACCACGATGGCATCGTACGATTCCTGTTGTTGGTTGTAATAAAATTTATCCATCTAACCGAATTGTTTAGATGCTAAATTTATTAAATATTAAATTAATTTTCTACATTTAGTCGCTATTCTTCTTGATATCGTAGTATTTTCGAGTGATATTTGAATTAATATTCTCAGAATCCAGTAATTAGCAAACCATTAATTAATCCACAATCAATGAAACGAAGAAAATTTATCAGAAATAGCTCACAAGCTGGACTGGCATTGTCCTTTTTAGGAATGTATGCCTGTAAGGAGACCAAAAAGAAAGAGGAGGAAAACTTGGAAGATGCCGATTTGACCGTAGAGGAGGTCGATCCGTTTTTCAAGCTTTCGCTGGCGCAGTGGAGCATCCATAAAATGATAAACAACGATGGGGTCGACCCGTACAGCTTTGCCGAAAAAGCCAAAGATTGGGGCTTTTCGGGCTTGGAGTATGTAAGTCAACTGTATCCTGCGGATTTGGATAACAATGAATATTCCGAGGAAGCGATGGCCAATTTCATTGAAAAATCGAATGCCGAAGCGGAAAGGCACGGAATGCAGAACGTTTTGATTATGATCGACGGGCAGGGCAATCTTGCAGTTAGCGACGACAAAGAAAGAAAGGAGGCCGTGGAGCGTCACCACAAATGGGTCGATGCGGCCAAGGATATGGGATGCCAATCCATAAGGGTCAACCTGGCAGGAAGCGACGAGCCCGAAGAATGGAAAGCCAACTCCGTTGATGGGCTGACCCAGTTGGGCGGATATGCCAAGGAGAAAGGCATCAATATTCTTGTAGAAAATCACGGTGGACTCTCATCGAACGGAGAAATGCTGGCCGATGTAATGGCTACGGTCGATATGGATAACGTCGGTACCCTGCCCGATTTCGGGAACTTCTGTATTGAACGCTCCAGTGATGGCTGTGCCGAGGATTATGATAAGTATAAAGGGGTCGAGGAATTGATGCCCTACGCCAAAGCAGTCAGTGCCAAGAGCAATGTGTTCGACGAGGCCGGAAATGAGCGGGCAATCGACTATAAAAAAATGCTGCAAATCGTCAAAGACCACGGGTATACCGGTTACATCGGGGTAGAATTTGAAGGTAGCGAACTCAGCGAGGAGGAGGGCATCATTGCCACCAAGGAGCTGTTGCTCAGGGCAGCCCAGGAAATGGCCTAATAACGGAACGGCATCCCCACGTTTAAAGGTATGGGGGTGCTTTTTCTTTGATATACACCTATAACTAGCTACGTGAAATCATATTTCAACTCAATTTTCGATTATAACTTTCATTGCAACAAAGAATTGATAGCTATTTTGACGACCAACGATGCAGTGTCCGAAAAAAGTCTACGGCTGTTCAGCCATATCCTGAACGCGCACCATATATGGAACGCCCGCATTCTGGGTCGAAAGTCGGAGTACGAAGTTTGGCAGTCGCATGACATCAAGGCCTTGGGCGACATCCATTACGAAAACCAACGGGACTCTTTCGGTATTACCTCGAACACCGAGGATTTTGAAAAAACAATCGATTACGAAAATACGGAAGGTAAGTCGTTTGCCCACACCCTGCAGGACATGCTGTTTCACATCATCAATCATTCGACGTACCACCGTGGGCAGATTGCCATGGATTTCAGGGCTAACGGAATAGAGCCCTTGGTCTCCGATTATATATACTCCAAAAGATAATCCTCTTCTATGACCGGTACGATACGCACCCAACTTTCTATAATGATGTTCCTCGAATTTTTCGTTTGGGGAGGTTGGTACGTGACCATGGGAATCTATCTTCCGAATACGTTGGGTTCCGACGGCAGCGAGACGGCAATGGCCTACTCCACGCAGTCGTATGGTGCTATTCTGGCGCCCTTCGTCATAGGGTTGATCGCCGATCGCTATTTTAACGCCGAGCGGATACTTGGAATTCTGCATCTCTTGGGAGCCGTACTGATGTATTTGCTCTATCAAACTTCCGATTTCACCCTGTTTTTTCCATATCTGCTGGCTTATATGATTATGTATATGAGCACCTTGGCCTTGGTCAACTCGGTATCGTTCAACCAGATGAAAGACCCCGGCAAGGAGTTCGGTTTCGTACGTGTTTTCGGGACCGTGGGATGGATTGCATCGGGAATGCTGATCAGTTATTTGAATTGGGACTCACAACAGGGAATTTCCGAGGGTCTTCTTCGAAATACGTTTTTGATGTCCGCTATCGCTTCGGCTGTACTGGGCCTATTTAGCTTTACGTTGCCGAAAACGCCGCCCCGGGTCGATAAATCGAAAAAAATAAGTCTTTCGGATGTTTTGGGGCTGGACGCCCTTTCCCTTTTAAAAGATCGGAATTTTCTGGTTTTCTTCTTGGCCTCGGTACTTATATCAATTCCTTTGGCCTTTTATTATCAGCATGCCGGACAGTTCTTGGGGGAAATCGGGGTGGCCAATCCCGCTTTTAAGATGAGTTTCGGCCAGGTCTCGGAATTGGTTTTTATGCTTTTGCTCCCTTTTTTCTTTAAGCGTTTTGGGTTTAAGATGACCATGTTGGTGGCCATGTTCGCTTGGGGCCTACGGTACCTTTTGTTTGCGTACGGGGATACTGGCGAATTTGTGGCCTTGATCGTTGTCGGTATCGCGTTGCACGGCGTCTGTTATGATTTTTTCTTTGTCAGTGGACAGATTTATACGGATAGCAAGGCTGGTAAGGAATATAAAAGCGCTGCTCAGGGTTTGATTACCTTGGCGACCTATGGCGTAGGTATGCTGATCGGCTTTTGGGCCGCTGGAGAGATTACCGATGCCTATCTGCTCTCCGACGGCGTTCACGATTGGCGTACGATATGGTTATTTCCTGCAGGATTTGCGTTTTTGGTGCTGCTGCTCTTCGGGACACTGTTCAAAGATGTGAAAATCAGCTATAAGACGTAGATCGTGGAGATCGTTTTTTAGTATCTTGCCTTTTGGATACGGGATAGAAAGTCTTTCGCCTTCCTTTTGCGTAGCGGTCTTTCTTCTTTTTTCCATTTACTTATTCTTCATCAAGGGAAGGATATTATTATTTTCGGTACAATTTAACATTTAAAAACAATTACATGCCAAAGAAAATCAGATTAGGAATTTTGGGCGGCGGGGGAGATTCCCTCATCGGTGTATTGCACCGGGTAGCCTCACAAATCAACGATAATTACGAAATCGTCGGGGCGGTTTTCAATCCTCATATAAAGGATAGTATCGCCTTCGCCGAGGAAATCGACGTACCCACAGATCGAATTTACAAAGACTTCGACACCTTGGTGGAAGAGGAATTAAAATTGCCCGAAGATGAGCGTATTCAGGTCTGCTCGATACTAACGCCCAATTTTCTCCATTTTCCCATGGCGTTGAAATTAATTGAAAACGGATTTCATGTCATCTGCGAAAAACCGATGACCACGACCTTAGAAGAGGCCAAGACGTTGCAGAAGGCCCATGAAAAAGCGGGCACCGTATTCGCCCTGACCCACACCTATACGGGCTACCCGATGGTACGTCAAATGCGCGAAATGATCAAGGAGGGTGTGTTGGGCAAAATCCACAAGGTCGATGCCGTGTATTATCAAGGGTGGATCAACGAAATTATCCACGATGAGGAAAAGCGAAAGAGCGTATGGCGTCTGGATCCCGAGAAAGCGGGTATAAGTTCGTGTATGGGGGATATCGGTACCCATGCCTTCAATATGGTGGAATATGCCACAGGACTTAATATCAATTCCATACTTTGCGATTTCAACTATTTGTACAAGGATAATAAAATGGACATTGACGGTACGGTGCTCATCAGAATGGACGACCACGTGAAGGGTGTGATTCGGGCCAGTCAGGTCGCTACGGGTGAAGAAAATGCTTTGGGTATTTCCATTTACGGTCAAAAAGGCGGTTTACGCTGGAAGCAGGAAGATCCGAATTTTTTATACCTTCTCAGCGACACCGACCCAACTCAAATTTACAAGCCTGGGCACGCTTACAACAGTGAGCTTTCATTGGCCGGAACAAAACTGCCACCTGGACATCCCGAAGGCATCTTCGATTCCATGGCGAACATCTACCTCGGTGCCGCCAAGGCCATCCGTGGGGAAGAATACGACCAGGGTGAATTTCCAACGATGGTCGACGGCGTCCGCGGTATGAACTTTGTCGAGGCTACGGTCGAATCGCACAAAGAAGGTAACGTTTGGGTCGAGCTGGAGAAGTGATTTTGACCGTGCCGATGTCCGCCGGTTTGTCGAGCTGAGCAAATAGCCGATTTTTCGCGGGTCGATATAGAAACGATTTGCTGTAAAAATGACCTGGAACATTCAATGTCCCAGGTCTTTTTTTGTGCAAAGAATACCAGTGGATCTTACGAAAACCTGTTTTGATCTTAAGATACCTTTTCGAACTCCTGACAGACTACGATCATGCTTTCCCTGGGTTCACGGCCGAAGCGCTGCAGCTCGTCAGCAAAAAAATCCCAGTGTACCTTTTTCCAATGGGCAAGGCTTTTGTCCCCAATACCTTCCTTAAGGGCATAGGTCACATCGATTGCAAAGAAAGGTTTCAGGGTGACCTTGGTGGTGCGCACTAAACATTGCGCTCGGCCCTCCCAATCCGTTACGACCAAAAAGTCCCCGATTTTAGGCAAAGGTTCACCGCGGTGCTGCAATCCCAAAAGAGACATGGATGTCGCTTTTTTTATGCCCTTTTTGACCAACACGGCATAATCGTTGGCATCCTTTTCGTTGTTGGAGAAGTGAATCGTTCTGGGGGCATTGACAAAGACATGTTCTAAATGTTTGTCCAAATAATCGCCCCAAAGGGCGCGGGCAGATTTATTTTCCATACTACTAATTGCCGATTTAAATTAAGACTGTTCATATTGTGGTGCCCCGATTGTTTTGGCATAAAATATACGAAGGCGTCGGTTGTGAGTGCCATTTTATGGAACAAAGACAAAGTATTCCGTTAAACCGGTATAACCGTTCGATTTTAATTCGAAACCTCCAGGATTGTATCGAATAAACTTTTTCGCGTACCCGGAGTCTATTGTCGGCCCAGCTCCTGCTATACCGCGGGCTAACTACCAGGGTGCCGTATCCCTCTTTGTATTCGTACCGTAATTTTTCTTTTTATCCTGATGGATTTCCTATATTTATGACTTGCAAAAAAAAATTGGCAGGGAATATCTTTTTGAATTGAATTTTAGCATTTAAATATAGGGCTAATTCCAATAGTAAAGGGAAAACAAACGAAGTACAACCGTAAAAATTTCAGTCGAGAGCATGAAGACAATTAAAGGACCCGCCGTATTTCTGGCGCAATTCGTAGATGACAAGGCGCCGTTCAATTCTTTGGACGGGATGTGTAAATGGGCGTCGGATTTAGGGTACAAAGGTATTCAAATACCCACATGGGAAAATTTCCTCATCGATATCGATAAGGCCGCCGAAAGCCAAGACTATTGTGATGAACTGAAAGGGAAGGTAAATTCATACGGACTCGAGATTGCCGAACTCTCTACCCACCTACAGGGACAATTGGTGGCCGTGCATCCGGCCTATGACCTGATGTTCGACAATTTTGCTCCCGATAAGGTCAAAAACAATCCCACGGCGCGCACCGAATGGGCCGTCGATGTCGTCAAAAAAGCGGCGACCGCCAGCCGTCGATTAGGCCTTAAGACATCCGCTACTTTCTCCGGGGCCTTACTTTGGCATACCTGGCACCCCTGGCCGCAGCGACCGCCCGGACTTGTGGAAATGGGCTTCGAGGAGCTGGCCAAGCGTTGGATGCCGATCCTGGACCACTATGACGGGGAAGGGGTCGATGTCTGTTATGAGATCCATCCCGGCGAAGATCTGCACGACGGCGATACCTTCGAGCGTTTTCTGGAAGCTACCGGAAACCATAAGCGCGTCAATATTCTCTATGATCCCAGCCATTTTGTACTGCAGCAGCTCGATTATATTGCATACATCGACCATTACCATGAATTCATCAAGTCTTTTCACGTAAAGGATTCGGAATTCAATCCCACGGGGAAAAAGGGCGCTTTCGGGGGCTATAACAACTGGGGTGACCGTGCCGGACGTTACCGCTCTCTTGGCGACGGTCAAATTGACTTCAAAACGATCTTTTCCAAGCTTACCCAATATGGGTGCGACGTTTGGGCGGTAATGGAATGGGAGTGCTGTATCAAGAGTCCCGAGCAGGGAGCGCGGGAAGGCGCCGTCTTTATTCAGGACCATATCATCGAGGCGACGGAAAAAGCCTTTGACGATTTCGCGGGCGCCGATATCGATGAGGATAGGTTAAGAAGGATATTGGGGATTACAAAGTAAGCGCTCGACGTTGCGATGAACGCTTTCCTGTGCCTCTGCAATCCATCCCCGAGACAAAGGCAAATTTCAGGATGCATCAAATCATTTACTCAAATTCTAAAATTATGAGAAATTTAATCCTATTTCTGTTCGCGGCAACCTTGACGATCGGTTGTAAGGACAAATCGGAAAAATCACAGGAAAAAATGGAATCCGAACGTATTGCGGAAGCGCAAACAGAAAAACCTCCCCAAGAGTGGACGGTACTTTTCGACGGCACTTCTTTTGACGGTTGGAAAGAGTTTCAAAAAGACGGCGTATCCGACCATTGGAAAATCGAAGATGACGCTATGGTTTTTCATCCTCCCGAAAATCGCAAGGATGGCGAGATACATGATTTGGTTACCGAAAGGAAATTTACTGATTTCGTACTGTCGCTGGACTGGAAAATCTCCGAAGGCGGCAACAGTGGTATCATGTGGGGCGTAAAGGAGGACGGCGATTTCGACAGGCCCTATCATACAGGACCTGAAATTCAAGTGCTGGATAATGAAAGACACCCTGATGCCAAAGCGGGCACCACCCATCAGGCGGGAGCGCTTTACGATATGATAGCCCCGTCGAAAGATGCGACCAAACCCGTCGGAGAATGGAATACCATGGTCATTACGGTCGACAACGGCGAAAAGCGGGGCAGTGTTGAACTCAATGGGGAAGAAATTACAACTTTTCCGGTAGGCGGTGAAATGTGGGATACCATGGTCTCTAAATCCAAATTTGCCGGTTGGGACGGATTCGGAAAGTTCGTAGAAGGGAAAA
Encoded here:
- a CDS encoding sugar phosphate isomerase/epimerase family protein, whose translation is MKTIKGPAVFLAQFVDDKAPFNSLDGMCKWASDLGYKGIQIPTWENFLIDIDKAAESQDYCDELKGKVNSYGLEIAELSTHLQGQLVAVHPAYDLMFDNFAPDKVKNNPTARTEWAVDVVKKAATASRRLGLKTSATFSGALLWHTWHPWPQRPPGLVEMGFEELAKRWMPILDHYDGEGVDVCYEIHPGEDLHDGDTFERFLEATGNHKRVNILYDPSHFVLQQLDYIAYIDHYHEFIKSFHVKDSEFNPTGKKGAFGGYNNWGDRAGRYRSLGDGQIDFKTIFSKLTQYGCDVWAVMEWECCIKSPEQGAREGAVFIQDHIIEATEKAFDDFAGADIDEDRLRRILGITK
- a CDS encoding gluconate 2-dehydrogenase subunit 3 family protein translates to MDRRKALRNMGLALGYTVTAPTLISIVQSCKNETELEWTPDFFSKDEGAALTKLVDIIIPKTDTPSASETQVHLFIDRFTDQVMEPQQQEFVKMSIGRFMEKALKDSEKEKAGDLTPEELEPVLATALKTTPEDQIKNFEAIKQYHEALTDGKEAILAEDIFRFAFANNLRGLTIMGYKTSEYVGEEILEYLPVPGEYIPCDDLQELTGGKAWSI
- a CDS encoding Gfo/Idh/MocA family protein, whose amino-acid sequence is MPKKIRLGILGGGGDSLIGVLHRVASQINDNYEIVGAVFNPHIKDSIAFAEEIDVPTDRIYKDFDTLVEEELKLPEDERIQVCSILTPNFLHFPMALKLIENGFHVICEKPMTTTLEEAKTLQKAHEKAGTVFALTHTYTGYPMVRQMREMIKEGVLGKIHKVDAVYYQGWINEIIHDEEKRKSVWRLDPEKAGISSCMGDIGTHAFNMVEYATGLNINSILCDFNYLYKDNKMDIDGTVLIRMDDHVKGVIRASQVATGEENALGISIYGQKGGLRWKQEDPNFLYLLSDTDPTQIYKPGHAYNSELSLAGTKLPPGHPEGIFDSMANIYLGAAKAIRGEEYDQGEFPTMVDGVRGMNFVEATVESHKEGNVWVELEK
- a CDS encoding GMC family oxidoreductase, which gives rise to MDKFYYNQQQESYDAIVVGTGISGGWAAKELCENGLKTLVLERGRMVKHIEDYETANMDDWDFPLRGELPLEEQKKQLKQARTGYTTKAPSHMWFVNDLVHPYNEIKRFDWMRGYHVGGRSLQWGRHSYRWSDFDFAANQKDGISIDWPVRYRDIAPWYDKVEAYIGVTGEPLGLEQLPDGIFEPMMPLNCLEDHFREKVAENFDGRVVTAGRVAHINSDKKFEGDRRQRCQYRNRCIRGCPFGAYFSSNSSTLPAAEATGNMTLRPDSIVHEIIYDPDTKKATGVKVIDRVTKETHEFKAKVIFLCASAIASTAILMQSKSDRFPDGMGNDSDQLGRNIMDHHLGVGASGKFDGFEDKYYKGRKPNGIYLPRFRNLGGDSNRTDYIRGFGYQGGASRGNWEDSVAELSYGKELKETILKPGGWRFGMTGFGEMLPYEENRMTLDYEKLDGWGLPTVTFDAEFKENEWTMRKDMKDSAVEMLEKAGLKDVQPYDNPGAPGLGIHEMGTARMGRSRRTSVLNAYNQVHDVPNVYVTDGAFMTSASCVNPSLTYMAFTARAANHAAEQLKKGTI
- a CDS encoding sugar phosphate isomerase/epimerase family protein — encoded protein: MKRRKFIRNSSQAGLALSFLGMYACKETKKKEEENLEDADLTVEEVDPFFKLSLAQWSIHKMINNDGVDPYSFAEKAKDWGFSGLEYVSQLYPADLDNNEYSEEAMANFIEKSNAEAERHGMQNVLIMIDGQGNLAVSDDKERKEAVERHHKWVDAAKDMGCQSIRVNLAGSDEPEEWKANSVDGLTQLGGYAKEKGINILVENHGGLSSNGEMLADVMATVDMDNVGTLPDFGNFCIERSSDGCAEDYDKYKGVEELMPYAKAVSAKSNVFDEAGNERAIDYKKMLQIVKDHGYTGYIGVEFEGSELSEEEGIIATKELLLRAAQEMA
- a CDS encoding hydroxypyruvate isomerase family protein, with the translated sequence MKRRNFLQKTALTGGALSMGGALTYAAIPNTSAEPHKFNLNYAPHLGMFEELAGKDPIDQINFMADQGFTAFEDNGMMKRDTALQTKMGETLAKRGMTMGVFVVDKGGNMANTLAAGKQEYIDIFLDGCNRAVETAKRCNAKWMTVVPGGYERNLPIGVQDAHVIEALRRGAEIFEPHGLVMVLEPLSDSPDLYLQNSDQTYMICKAVNSPSCKILYDIYHLQKTEGHIIRNMDLTWDEIAYIQIGDNPGRKEPTTGELNYKNIFKWISEKGYDGVLGMEHGNSKEGKAGEQAVIDAYKQVDDFL
- a CDS encoding nucleoside permease, which produces MTGTIRTQLSIMMFLEFFVWGGWYVTMGIYLPNTLGSDGSETAMAYSTQSYGAILAPFVIGLIADRYFNAERILGILHLLGAVLMYLLYQTSDFTLFFPYLLAYMIMYMSTLALVNSVSFNQMKDPGKEFGFVRVFGTVGWIASGMLISYLNWDSQQGISEGLLRNTFLMSAIASAVLGLFSFTLPKTPPRVDKSKKISLSDVLGLDALSLLKDRNFLVFFLASVLISIPLAFYYQHAGQFLGEIGVANPAFKMSFGQVSELVFMLLLPFFFKRFGFKMTMLVAMFAWGLRYLLFAYGDTGEFVALIVVGIALHGVCYDFFFVSGQIYTDSKAGKEYKSAAQGLITLATYGVGMLIGFWAAGEITDAYLLSDGVHDWRTIWLFPAGFAFLVLLLFGTLFKDVKISYKT
- a CDS encoding DinB family protein, which codes for MKSYFNSIFDYNFHCNKELIAILTTNDAVSEKSLRLFSHILNAHHIWNARILGRKSEYEVWQSHDIKALGDIHYENQRDSFGITSNTEDFEKTIDYENTEGKSFAHTLQDMLFHIINHSTYHRGQIAMDFRANGIEPLVSDYIYSKR
- a CDS encoding 3-keto-disaccharide hydrolase, giving the protein MRNLILFLFAATLTIGCKDKSEKSQEKMESERIAEAQTEKPPQEWTVLFDGTSFDGWKEFQKDGVSDHWKIEDDAMVFHPPENRKDGEIHDLVTERKFTDFVLSLDWKISEGGNSGIMWGVKEDGDFDRPYHTGPEIQVLDNERHPDAKAGTTHQAGALYDMIAPSKDATKPVGEWNTMVITVDNGEKRGSVELNGEEITTFPVGGEMWDTMVSKSKFAGWDGFGKFVEGKIVLQDHGDKVSYRNIKIKEL
- a CDS encoding ASCH domain-containing protein, giving the protein MENKSARALWGDYLDKHLEHVFVNAPRTIHFSNNEKDANDYAVLVKKGIKKATSMSLLGLQHRGEPLPKIGDFLVVTDWEGRAQCLVRTTKVTLKPFFAIDVTYALKEGIGDKSLAHWKKVHWDFFADELQRFGREPRESMIVVCQEFEKVS